The proteins below come from a single Crossiella sp. CA-258035 genomic window:
- a CDS encoding LacI family DNA-binding transcriptional regulator, with protein sequence MARSLNARRPATLASLAAELGVSRTTVSNAYNRPDQLSPELRRRVLETARRLGYPGPDPVARSLRTRKAGAVGLLLTENLSYAFRDPAAIAFLEGLALACEDAGTGLLLVPANPEREDVAAVHRAGVDGFVVYSVPDDDPHLAAVLERPVPTVVCDQPEIGTVDRVGIDDRGAMGRMARHLIELGHRRVGVVCMRLARDRNDSFVPVHRQHEAHFHVQRARLEALATEFAAAGVDWTGVPVVERFDHTIASGSTAAAQLLDRDPEITAIICTSDILGLGALAEAERRGLRVPQDLTVTGFDGIPDAERAGLTTVRQPVLEKGRAAGRLLLDTVDPGRPRTVTLDTELIVGTSSGAPKPAAQQWYGP encoded by the coding sequence ATGGCGCGGTCTTTGAACGCGCGGCGCCCCGCGACACTGGCGTCGCTGGCAGCGGAACTCGGGGTCTCCCGCACGACGGTATCCAACGCCTACAACCGGCCGGACCAGCTCTCGCCGGAACTCCGGCGGCGAGTGCTGGAGACGGCCCGCAGACTCGGCTACCCGGGACCTGACCCGGTGGCCCGTTCGCTGCGCACCCGCAAGGCAGGCGCGGTCGGGCTGCTGCTCACCGAGAACCTCTCCTACGCCTTCCGCGACCCAGCGGCCATCGCCTTCCTCGAAGGACTGGCGCTGGCCTGCGAGGACGCCGGGACCGGCCTGCTGCTGGTGCCGGCCAACCCCGAGCGCGAGGACGTGGCCGCGGTGCACCGGGCCGGGGTGGACGGCTTCGTCGTCTACTCGGTGCCCGATGACGACCCGCACCTGGCCGCGGTGCTGGAGCGCCCGGTGCCCACCGTGGTCTGCGACCAGCCGGAGATCGGCACCGTGGACCGGGTCGGCATCGACGACCGCGGCGCGATGGGCCGGATGGCCCGGCACCTGATCGAGCTGGGGCACCGCAGGGTCGGCGTGGTCTGCATGCGCCTGGCCCGCGACCGCAACGACAGCTTCGTGCCGGTGCACCGTCAGCACGAGGCGCACTTCCACGTGCAGCGCGCCCGGCTGGAGGCGCTGGCCACCGAGTTCGCCGCGGCCGGCGTGGACTGGACCGGCGTGCCGGTGGTCGAGCGCTTCGACCACACCATCGCCTCCGGCTCCACCGCCGCCGCCCAGCTGCTCGACCGCGACCCGGAGATCACCGCGATCATCTGCACCTCCGACATCCTCGGTCTCGGCGCGCTGGCCGAGGCCGAGCGGCGGGGGCTGCGGGTGCCTCAGGACCTGACCGTGACCGGCTTCGACGGCATCCCGGACGCCGAGCGCGCCGGGCTGACCACGGTGCGCCAGCCGGTGCTGGAGAAGGGCAGGGCCGCGGGCCGGCTGCTGCTGGACACGGTCGACCCCGGCCGCCCGCGCACGGTCACCCTGGACACCGAACTGATCGTGGGCACCAGCTCGGGCGCGCCTAAGCCAGCCGCTCAGCAGTGGTACGGCCCCTGA
- a CDS encoding pentapeptide repeat-containing protein, which yields MEPWLWVGGGAAGLVTAVVLLLVRARRADKDKQSVMLGATICGAIGVLGLAVGWLLSSDPGAGRAEALKTGGVASGALIALYALWLNDRRRRTEEDRREIERDRQTVEVARQELERVRAMHDRERVADERFARSVELLGHEADQVRVGALHALVGLARAHPTRTQTVVDVLCSYLRRPFRHERYKTLRNQLSGEDIQPPPKPKKLPHAEDEQDRAEDRERQVRLAAQRLVAEILRNAPEDVVCNLDLTGAVLENFVLNQCRVGVFSAPDAELYAGFTLDAVTFTGTVELTGSLFYGKASFSTSEFHGEVQAAETEFHDDAIFSFIKAFKYVNLESAVFKRAALFDESTIETLNLDLADIGEVLGMQNVELTNPEDRLRLPRGWRAVLDRKGKVLEVRGRTTAERLA from the coding sequence ATGGAGCCCTGGCTGTGGGTCGGCGGTGGCGCGGCCGGTCTGGTGACCGCGGTCGTGCTGCTGCTGGTGCGTGCGCGCCGGGCGGACAAGGACAAGCAGAGCGTCATGCTCGGCGCCACCATCTGCGGCGCGATCGGCGTGCTCGGCCTGGCCGTGGGCTGGCTGCTGAGCTCCGATCCGGGCGCGGGCCGGGCCGAGGCGCTCAAGACCGGCGGTGTCGCCTCCGGTGCGCTGATCGCGCTGTACGCGTTGTGGCTCAACGACCGCAGGCGGCGCACCGAGGAGGACCGGCGGGAGATCGAGCGGGACCGGCAGACCGTGGAGGTGGCCCGCCAGGAGCTGGAGCGGGTGCGCGCCATGCACGACCGGGAGCGGGTGGCCGACGAGCGGTTCGCCCGCTCGGTGGAGCTGCTCGGGCACGAGGCGGACCAGGTCCGGGTGGGCGCGCTGCACGCACTCGTGGGCCTGGCGCGGGCGCACCCGACGCGCACCCAGACCGTGGTGGACGTGCTGTGCTCCTACCTGCGCCGCCCGTTCCGGCACGAGCGCTACAAGACCCTGCGCAACCAGCTCAGCGGCGAGGACATCCAGCCGCCGCCCAAGCCCAAGAAGCTGCCGCACGCCGAGGACGAGCAGGACCGCGCGGAGGACCGGGAACGCCAGGTCCGGCTGGCCGCGCAGCGGCTGGTCGCGGAAATCCTGCGCAACGCGCCGGAGGACGTGGTGTGCAACCTCGACCTGACCGGCGCGGTGCTGGAGAACTTCGTGCTCAACCAGTGCCGGGTCGGCGTGTTCAGCGCCCCGGACGCCGAGCTCTACGCCGGCTTCACCCTGGACGCGGTCACCTTCACCGGCACCGTCGAGCTGACCGGCAGCCTGTTCTACGGAAAAGCGAGTTTCAGCACCTCGGAGTTCCACGGCGAGGTCCAGGCCGCGGAAACGGAATTCCACGATGACGCGATCTTCAGCTTCATCAAGGCGTTCAAATACGTCAACCTGGAAAGCGCGGTGTTCAAACGCGCCGCCCTGTTCGACGAATCCACCATCGAGACGCTGAACCTGGACCTGGCCGACATCGGCGAGGTCCTCGGCATGCAGAACGTCGAGCTGACCAACCCCGAGGACCGGTTGCGGCTGCCCCGGGGCTGGCGCGCGGTGCTGGACCGCAAGGGCAAGGTGCTCGAGGTCAGGGGCCGTACCACTGCTGAGCGGCTGGCTTAG
- a CDS encoding TetR family transcriptional regulator, with product MTQAPRTRGRLNRSLVLAKAIELMDADGVDGLTIRALATALGAKPMAIYTYFAGKDELLAAAYEDLVTRTPLPALEEGTEGLKRAMRAHRAVLLAHPCLIQLVVRMDRPGEYDLRLNEAAFAALLHTGMSPREALLRGAAANWLVLGSLTRNTAKMVQHPEGLPTAADFPPETHPALHAVLSVLPGLDEEELFEAGLDLVLGTTSGS from the coding sequence ATGACTCAGGCGCCGCGCACTCGGGGCAGGCTGAACCGGTCGCTGGTGCTGGCCAAGGCGATCGAGCTGATGGACGCCGACGGCGTGGACGGGCTCACCATCCGCGCGCTGGCCACCGCGCTGGGCGCCAAGCCGATGGCGATCTACACCTACTTCGCCGGCAAGGACGAGCTGCTCGCCGCGGCCTACGAGGACCTGGTCACCCGCACCCCGCTGCCCGCGCTGGAGGAGGGGACCGAGGGCCTGAAGCGGGCCATGCGCGCGCACCGGGCGGTGCTGCTGGCCCACCCCTGCCTGATCCAGCTGGTGGTGCGGATGGACCGGCCCGGCGAGTACGACCTGCGGCTCAACGAGGCCGCCTTCGCCGCGCTGCTGCACACCGGGATGTCCCCGCGCGAGGCGCTGCTGCGCGGGGCCGCGGCCAACTGGCTGGTGCTGGGCAGCCTGACCCGCAACACGGCCAAGATGGTCCAGCACCCCGAGGGGCTGCCGACCGCGGCGGACTTCCCGCCGGAGACCCATCCCGCACTGCACGCGGTGCTCTCGGTGCTGCCCGGCCTCGACGAGGAGGAGCTGTTCGAGGCCGGGCTGGACCTGGTGCTCGGCACTACTTCTGGCAGCTGA
- a CDS encoding alpha/beta hydrolase produces the protein MPHRRFPLAAAAVALLATTAAPATAEPAPNRPQWTDCDGKPGTPQECATLDVPLDYRNPGGRKIQIAISRIKAAEAAKRHGILLTNPGGPGGAGLDLPSDLHSRLPKDVLDRFDLIGMDPRGIGQSGQVECGQTGSLFEVTWPRHPGKHGFAADARAAADLARQCHQRFGDRAPFLTTRNVARDLDVVRAALGERTASYFGTSYGTYLGAVYTQLFPDRADRVVLDSAVDPASAWRPSFRNWGPVNEQALSEWADWTVRNGAPLGQTAERVRARLDALLPELDRHPVRHGSFTFTGEVLRPVVRGVLYDERDNPALTALISDLDRGELRDPAAIALADQVAALPPADQLFSSHLAVACDDAEWPRDPARYAVDSALDGHRYPFFGAAASNIHPCAFWPGKPIEPPTQVVPGRAKSVLVVQASGDTATPLAGAKGLRRALGEQGRLVLLENTRVHGVYANSGNACVDAEVTGYLVGGTLPAKDVSCQK, from the coding sequence ATGCCCCATCGAAGGTTCCCGCTGGCCGCGGCCGCCGTCGCCCTGCTCGCGACGACGGCCGCGCCCGCCACCGCCGAACCAGCCCCGAATCGTCCACAGTGGACAGACTGTGACGGCAAGCCCGGCACGCCCCAGGAATGCGCCACCCTGGACGTGCCCCTGGACTACCGGAACCCGGGCGGTCGCAAGATCCAGATCGCCATCTCCCGGATCAAGGCCGCCGAGGCGGCCAAGCGGCACGGCATCCTGCTGACCAACCCCGGCGGGCCGGGCGGCGCGGGCCTGGACCTGCCGAGCGACCTGCACTCCAGGCTGCCCAAGGACGTGCTGGACCGCTTCGACCTGATCGGCATGGACCCGCGCGGGATCGGGCAAAGCGGGCAGGTCGAGTGCGGCCAGACCGGTTCGCTGTTCGAGGTGACCTGGCCCCGGCACCCCGGCAAGCACGGCTTCGCCGCCGACGCGCGGGCCGCCGCCGACCTCGCCCGGCAGTGCCACCAGCGCTTCGGCGACCGGGCGCCGTTCCTCACCACCCGCAACGTCGCCCGCGACCTGGACGTGGTGCGGGCCGCGCTCGGCGAGCGCACGGCCAGCTACTTCGGCACCTCCTACGGCACCTACCTGGGCGCGGTCTACACCCAGCTGTTCCCGGACCGGGCCGACCGGGTGGTGCTGGACAGCGCGGTCGACCCGGCCTCGGCCTGGCGGCCGAGCTTCCGCAACTGGGGCCCGGTGAACGAGCAGGCGCTGTCCGAGTGGGCGGACTGGACGGTGCGCAACGGCGCGCCGCTGGGCCAGACCGCCGAGCGGGTCCGGGCCCGGCTGGACGCGCTGCTGCCGGAGCTGGACCGGCACCCGGTCCGGCACGGCTCGTTCACCTTCACCGGCGAGGTGCTGCGCCCCGTGGTCCGCGGGGTGCTCTACGACGAGCGCGACAACCCGGCGCTGACCGCGCTGATCAGCGACCTGGACCGCGGCGAGCTGCGCGATCCGGCGGCGATCGCGCTGGCGGACCAGGTGGCCGCGCTGCCGCCCGCGGACCAGCTGTTCTCCAGCCACCTGGCCGTGGCCTGCGACGACGCCGAGTGGCCGCGCGATCCGGCCCGCTACGCGGTGGACTCGGCCCTGGATGGGCACAGGTACCCGTTCTTCGGCGCGGCGGCGAGCAACATCCACCCGTGCGCGTTCTGGCCGGGCAAGCCGATCGAGCCGCCGACCCAGGTGGTGCCGGGCCGGGCGAAGAGCGTGCTGGTCGTGCAAGCCTCCGGCGACACCGCCACGCCGCTGGCCGGGGCCAAGGGACTGCGCCGCGCCCTCGGCGAGCAGGGACGGCTGGTGCTGCTGGAGAACACCCGCGTGCACGGGGTCTACGCCAACTCCGGCAACGCCTGCGTGGACGCGGAGGTGACCGGCTACCTCGTCGGCGGCACGTTGCCCGCCAAGGACGTCAGCTGCCAGAAGTAG
- a CDS encoding alpha/beta hydrolase yields MRTSRAAFAASLTALLALSLAPPVTAAPQSPQWTDCDADPATPLECATLRAPLDYRAPGGKTVELAISRLKAADPAKRHGVLLVNPGGPGGSGLDMPLGLAQTFPKDVLDRFDLIGFDPRFVGRSSPLSCGFTGTVFDALWPRLPGPGGFPAEAKAAKEVARQCQRAEGDRLPFASTRNAARDLDVVRAGLGEQRISFYGGSYGTYLGAVYGQLFPARVDRMVLDGAIDPAKVWHGMNRGWGPAAETAFADWVDWAAERDATYHFGATPAAVRAHYAELGRALDQRPAQYGQLKLDGNTLREVSRLVLYSDRSDPVLAGLVADLADGQLSDPAVRGFLDAVLATFPADNFVSVFLAVQCTDAAWDRDPARYAAETALDAKRYPFFGAAAAGIGPCAYWPHRPLEQTTKIRPARHGSLVVGATGDSATPYAGAVSMRRMLGANARLLTLADARMHGLYARYGNACVDNTVTKYLVSGSLPEADQRCANVPG; encoded by the coding sequence ATGCGTACCAGCCGTGCCGCGTTCGCGGCATCCCTGACGGCGCTCCTCGCGTTGTCCCTCGCTCCGCCGGTGACCGCCGCGCCGCAGAGTCCACAGTGGACAGACTGCGACGCTGACCCCGCCACCCCACTGGAATGCGCCACCCTGCGCGCGCCACTGGACTACCGGGCGCCGGGCGGGAAGACCGTCGAGCTGGCGATTTCCCGGCTCAAGGCGGCGGATCCGGCCAAGCGGCACGGGGTGCTGCTGGTCAACCCCGGCGGGCCGGGCGGCAGCGGGCTGGACATGCCGCTGGGACTCGCGCAGACCTTCCCCAAGGACGTGCTGGACCGGTTCGACCTGATCGGCTTCGACCCCCGGTTCGTGGGCAGGAGCAGTCCGCTGTCCTGCGGGTTCACCGGCACGGTCTTCGACGCGCTGTGGCCGCGGCTGCCCGGTCCCGGCGGGTTCCCGGCCGAGGCCAAGGCGGCCAAGGAGGTCGCGAGGCAGTGCCAGCGGGCGGAAGGGGACCGGTTGCCCTTCGCCTCCACCCGCAACGCCGCCAGGGACCTGGACGTGGTCAGGGCCGGGCTGGGTGAGCAGCGGATCAGCTTCTACGGCGGGTCCTACGGCACCTACCTGGGCGCGGTGTACGGGCAGCTGTTCCCGGCGCGGGTGGACCGGATGGTGCTGGACGGCGCGATCGACCCGGCCAAGGTCTGGCACGGCATGAACCGGGGCTGGGGACCGGCCGCGGAGACCGCGTTCGCGGACTGGGTGGACTGGGCGGCGGAACGGGACGCCACCTACCACTTCGGCGCGACCCCGGCCGCGGTGCGCGCGCACTACGCGGAGCTGGGCCGGGCGCTGGACCAGCGACCCGCCCAGTACGGGCAGCTGAAGCTGGACGGCAACACGCTGCGCGAGGTGAGCAGGCTGGTGCTCTACAGCGACCGCAGCGACCCGGTGCTCGCCGGGCTGGTCGCCGACCTGGCCGACGGGCAGCTCAGCGACCCGGCGGTGCGCGGCTTCCTGGACGCGGTGCTGGCCACCTTCCCCGCGGACAACTTCGTCTCGGTCTTCCTGGCCGTGCAGTGCACCGACGCCGCCTGGGACCGCGACCCGGCCCGGTACGCCGCCGAGACCGCGCTGGACGCCAAGCGGTACCCGTTCTTCGGCGCGGCCGCGGCCGGGATCGGGCCGTGCGCGTACTGGCCGCACCGGCCGCTGGAGCAGACCACCAAGATCCGCCCGGCCCGGCACGGCTCGCTGGTGGTCGGCGCCACCGGGGACTCGGCCACGCCGTACGCCGGCGCGGTCAGCATGCGCCGGATGCTCGGCGCGAACGCCCGGCTGCTGACCCTGGCGGACGCCCGGATGCACGGGCTCTACGCCCGCTACGGCAACGCCTGCGTGGACAACACGGTGACGAAGTACCTGGTCAGCGGCAGCCTGCCGGAGGCGGATCAGCGCTGCGCGAACGTACCTGGCTGA
- the otsB gene encoding trehalose-phosphatase has protein sequence MTAETLPIELRRAIIQLARTPRLLVACDYDGTLAPIVADPERARPLPESVNALRSLAALPATTIAVISGRALRDLATLSRLPAEVHLVGSHGSEFDVGFVHELDAAAKDRLTRVRRAIEEIVADAPGVHLEFKPASVAVHSRRAEPEIGERVFEAVRQGPCTWPDIQVTEGKAVIELAVIQTDKGHALDVLRHQVAASAAFFIGDDVTDEKAFIRLAGPDLGVKVGDGESAAEYRIPDTAEVALVLAFLLEERRNWLYGEQAVPIERLTMLSNERSVALVTPDARLTWLCHPEPDSAAIFADLLGGPSAGHFSIKPERNGLPLGQRYVPGTMTVETRWSKLLVTDYLDHYAPPQRTDLVRVISGDTTALVTFAPRPEFGQVPVSLVAEDDGLRVLGTSDPIVLRSPGVHWQVTSDGQHDTAQAIVAVHPGSPVVLELRCGTDDLTAAETPEAERRGRADRYWSEWLGTLDLPKTQRELVARSALTLRGLQHGETGAFLAAATSSLPEEIGGVRNWDYRYCWVRDAALSAQALVSLGSLAEAEAYLGWLHTVLGTLTSPERLHPLYTLHGTTLGPEAVLDTLPGYAGSRPVRVGNLANQQVQLDVFGPVVDLVKKLTEARGKLTDEDWRMVQAMAEAVTRRWHEPDHGIWEERAAPRHRVYSKVMCWVTLDRAIALGESFGREVDPEWVKLRETIRADVLEHGWNDEVQSFTTAYDGTDLDAATLHIGLSGLIDPADERFQATVTATEAELRSGVTVYRYHRDDGLPGSEGGWHLCAAWMIEAYLLTGRRTEAEELFQQMVDCAGPTGLLPEEYDPVAERSLGNHPQAYSHLGLIRCAQLLDA, from the coding sequence TTGACCGCCGAGACCCTCCCCATCGAGTTGCGGCGCGCGATCATTCAGCTGGCTCGGACTCCGAGGCTGCTGGTCGCCTGCGACTACGACGGGACCCTGGCCCCGATCGTCGCCGATCCCGAACGTGCCCGGCCGCTGCCGGAGTCGGTGAACGCGCTGCGATCGCTGGCCGCCCTGCCCGCCACCACGATCGCGGTCATCTCCGGGCGCGCCCTGCGCGACCTGGCCACCCTGTCCCGCCTGCCGGCCGAGGTCCACCTGGTGGGCTCGCACGGCTCGGAGTTCGACGTCGGCTTCGTGCACGAGCTGGACGCCGCCGCCAAGGACCGGCTCACCCGGGTCCGCCGGGCGATCGAGGAGATCGTCGCGGACGCCCCCGGCGTGCACCTGGAGTTCAAGCCCGCCTCGGTGGCGGTGCACTCCCGGCGCGCCGAGCCGGAGATCGGCGAACGCGTCTTCGAGGCCGTCCGCCAGGGCCCGTGCACCTGGCCGGACATCCAGGTCACCGAGGGCAAGGCGGTGATCGAGCTGGCCGTGATCCAGACCGACAAGGGCCACGCCCTCGACGTGCTCCGGCACCAGGTGGCCGCCTCGGCCGCGTTCTTCATCGGCGACGACGTCACCGACGAAAAGGCATTCATCCGCCTGGCAGGCCCTGACCTGGGCGTGAAGGTGGGCGACGGCGAGAGCGCCGCGGAGTACCGCATCCCGGACACCGCCGAGGTCGCGCTGGTGCTGGCCTTCCTGCTGGAGGAGCGCCGGAACTGGCTCTACGGCGAGCAGGCGGTGCCGATCGAGCGGCTGACCATGCTCTCCAACGAGCGCTCGGTCGCCCTGGTCACCCCAGACGCCCGGCTGACCTGGCTGTGCCACCCCGAGCCGGACTCGGCGGCGATCTTCGCCGACCTGTTGGGCGGGCCGTCCGCGGGCCACTTCTCGATCAAGCCCGAGCGCAACGGCCTGCCGCTGGGCCAGCGCTACGTGCCCGGCACCATGACGGTGGAGACCCGCTGGTCCAAGCTGCTGGTCACCGACTACCTGGACCACTACGCGCCGCCGCAGCGCACCGACCTGGTGCGGGTGATCTCCGGTGACACCACCGCGCTGGTCACCTTCGCGCCGCGGCCGGAGTTCGGCCAGGTCCCGGTGTCGCTGGTGGCCGAGGACGACGGGCTGCGGGTGCTGGGCACCTCGGACCCGATCGTGCTGCGCTCCCCCGGCGTGCACTGGCAGGTCACCAGCGACGGCCAGCACGACACCGCGCAGGCCATCGTCGCGGTGCACCCCGGCTCGCCGGTGGTGCTGGAACTGCGCTGCGGCACCGACGACCTCACCGCCGCGGAGACCCCGGAGGCCGAGCGCCGCGGCCGCGCCGACCGCTACTGGTCGGAGTGGCTGGGCACCCTGGACCTGCCCAAGACCCAGCGTGAGCTGGTGGCCCGTTCCGCGCTGACCCTGCGCGGCCTGCAGCACGGGGAGACCGGCGCCTTCCTGGCCGCGGCCACCTCCTCGCTGCCGGAGGAGATCGGCGGGGTCCGCAACTGGGACTACCGCTACTGCTGGGTCCGCGACGCGGCTCTGTCCGCGCAAGCGTTGGTGTCGCTGGGCTCCCTCGCCGAGGCCGAGGCCTACCTGGGCTGGCTGCACACCGTGCTGGGCACGCTGACCAGCCCGGAGCGGCTGCACCCGCTCTACACCCTGCACGGCACCACGCTCGGCCCGGAAGCGGTGCTGGACACCCTGCCCGGCTACGCGGGCTCGCGCCCGGTGCGGGTGGGCAACCTGGCCAACCAGCAGGTCCAGCTGGACGTCTTCGGCCCGGTGGTCGACCTGGTCAAGAAGCTGACCGAGGCCAGGGGCAAGCTGACCGACGAGGACTGGCGCATGGTGCAGGCGATGGCCGAGGCGGTCACCCGCCGCTGGCACGAGCCCGACCACGGCATCTGGGAGGAGCGCGCCGCACCGCGGCACCGCGTCTACTCCAAGGTCATGTGCTGGGTCACCCTGGACCGGGCGATCGCCCTCGGCGAGAGCTTCGGCCGGGAGGTCGACCCGGAGTGGGTCAAGCTGCGCGAGACCATCCGCGCGGACGTGCTGGAGCACGGCTGGAACGACGAGGTCCAGTCCTTCACCACCGCCTACGACGGCACCGACCTGGACGCGGCCACCCTGCACATCGGCCTGTCCGGCCTGATCGACCCGGCTGACGAGCGCTTCCAGGCCACGGTCACCGCGACCGAGGCCGAGCTGCGCTCCGGCGTCACCGTCTACCGCTACCACCGCGACGACGGCCTGCCGGGTTCTGAGGGCGGCTGGCACCTGTGCGCGGCCTGGATGATCGAGGCATACCTGCTCACCGGCCGCCGGACCGAGGCCGAGGAGCTGTTCCAGCAGATGGTGGACTGTGCCGGGCCGACCGGGCTGCTGCCGGAGGAGTACGACCCGGTGGCCGAGCGCTCGCTGGGCAACCACCCGCAGGCGTACTCGCACCTGGGCCTGATCCGCTGCGCCCAACTGCTGGACGCCTGA
- a CDS encoding trehalose-6-phosphate synthase — MDSAADFIVIANRLPVDLERLDDGTERWKRSPGGLVSSLEPFLRSRSGAWVGWPGVADAEVEPFEETGVQLHPVQLSAQEVRDYYEGFSNGTLWPLYHDVVAPPAYHRKWWDAYVKVNQRFADATAKIAAEGATVWVQDYQLQLVPAMLREQRPDLRIGFFLHIPFPPVELFMQLPWRGEIIRGLLGADLVGFHRPGGAQNFLWLARRLLGLEPTRGAVGVRTRPGLVPVGDRLVRVGAFPISIDSAGLDQLARTREVQQRAAEIRRELGNPKKILLGVDRLDYTKGIDVRLRALHELLAEERINSQDVTMIQLATPSRERVEHYQQMREDIERGVGRINGEFARVGHPAVHYLHQSVDRKELAAFFCAADVMVVTPVRDGMNLVCKEYVACRHDLGGTLVLSEFAGAAAELTSAFLVNPHDLDGVKNALQAALTVDPAEGRRRMRALRRQVLTHDVDRWARSFLEALGTQSNAT; from the coding sequence ATGGACTCGGCTGCTGACTTCATCGTGATCGCCAACCGTCTACCCGTCGACCTCGAGCGGTTGGACGACGGCACGGAGCGGTGGAAACGCAGTCCTGGCGGGCTGGTCTCCTCGCTGGAGCCGTTCCTGCGCTCGCGCAGCGGCGCCTGGGTCGGCTGGCCGGGGGTGGCCGACGCCGAGGTCGAGCCGTTCGAGGAGACTGGGGTGCAGCTGCACCCGGTGCAGCTGAGCGCGCAGGAGGTGCGCGACTACTACGAGGGCTTCTCCAACGGGACGCTGTGGCCGCTCTACCACGACGTGGTGGCCCCGCCCGCCTACCACCGCAAGTGGTGGGACGCCTACGTGAAGGTCAACCAGCGCTTCGCCGACGCCACCGCCAAGATCGCCGCCGAGGGCGCGACCGTGTGGGTGCAGGACTACCAGCTCCAGCTGGTGCCCGCGATGCTGCGGGAACAGCGGCCGGACCTGCGGATCGGGTTCTTCCTGCACATCCCGTTCCCGCCGGTGGAGCTGTTCATGCAGCTGCCCTGGCGCGGGGAGATCATCCGCGGGCTGCTCGGCGCGGACCTGGTCGGGTTCCACCGGCCGGGTGGCGCGCAGAACTTCCTCTGGCTGGCCCGCAGGCTGCTCGGCCTGGAGCCGACCAGGGGCGCGGTGGGTGTGCGCACCCGGCCCGGCCTGGTGCCGGTGGGCGACCGGCTGGTGCGGGTCGGCGCGTTCCCGATCTCCATCGACTCCGCCGGGCTGGACCAGCTCGCGCGCACCCGCGAGGTGCAGCAGCGCGCTGCGGAGATCCGGCGTGAGCTGGGCAACCCGAAGAAGATCCTGCTCGGCGTGGACCGCCTCGACTACACCAAGGGCATCGACGTCCGGCTGCGCGCGCTGCACGAGCTGCTGGCCGAGGAGCGGATCAACTCACAGGACGTGACCATGATCCAGCTGGCCACGCCCAGCCGGGAGCGGGTCGAGCACTACCAGCAGATGCGCGAGGACATCGAGCGCGGCGTGGGACGGATCAACGGCGAGTTCGCTCGGGTGGGTCACCCGGCCGTGCACTACTTGCACCAGTCGGTGGACCGCAAGGAGCTGGCCGCCTTCTTCTGTGCCGCTGATGTGATGGTGGTGACACCGGTTCGAGATGGTATGAACCTCGTCTGCAAGGAGTATGTGGCCTGCCGACACGACCTCGGTGGAACACTTGTTCTCAGTGAGTTCGCCGGAGCCGCCGCTGAACTCACGAGCGCTTTTCTCGTCAACCCGCACGATCTGGATGGCGTGAAGAACGCATTGCAGGCTGCCCTCACCGTTGATCCGGCCGAGGGCCGCCGTAGGATGCGCGCTCTGCGCCGCCAGGTCCTCACCCACGACGTCGACCGCTGGGCTCGATCGTTCCTCGAGGCCCTGGGCACGCAGAGCAACGCGACATAG
- a CDS encoding FHA domain-containing protein, protein MADPAAHEPRFTVVSSGPMHRFVFLVPPGRSAVGRAGDIALPSDAVSRRHACLDRSGDEVTVSDLGSTNGTWLNGQRLHGPQPLRDGDLLRLGGLELRYAAPEPSRYYPGDSYQVRDLRGGAINIGPGEQHVAGRDQYDNRSYDQRAYDQRRYDQRRYEEAHITVDNDPMTALTEGAGVGRLVMVVGLLVALAGFALFAWTIFSGMSGISGGRPVDPFSMKFQGLPAVPLGFGAFAAGGILASIGGAMAKAARRRKDRAERRRNRY, encoded by the coding sequence ATGGCCGATCCAGCCGCGCACGAGCCCCGGTTCACCGTGGTCTCCAGCGGCCCGATGCACCGGTTCGTCTTCCTGGTGCCGCCTGGCCGGTCCGCGGTGGGCCGGGCCGGGGACATCGCGCTGCCCAGTGACGCGGTCAGCCGCAGGCACGCCTGCCTGGACCGGAGCGGGGACGAGGTGACGGTCAGCGATCTCGGCTCCACCAACGGCACCTGGCTCAACGGGCAGCGGCTGCACGGTCCCCAGCCGTTGCGCGACGGCGACCTGTTGCGCCTGGGCGGGCTGGAGCTGCGCTACGCCGCGCCGGAACCCAGCCGGTACTACCCGGGGGACAGCTACCAGGTGCGGGACCTGCGGGGCGGGGCGATCAACATCGGGCCGGGCGAGCAGCACGTGGCCGGCCGGGACCAGTACGACAACCGCTCCTACGACCAGCGCGCCTATGACCAGCGGCGCTACGACCAGCGCCGGTACGAGGAAGCGCACATCACCGTCGACAACGACCCGATGACCGCGCTCACCGAGGGCGCCGGGGTGGGCAGGCTGGTCATGGTGGTCGGTTTACTGGTCGCGCTGGCCGGGTTCGCGCTGTTCGCCTGGACGATCTTCTCCGGCATGTCCGGGATCTCCGGCGGCCGGCCGGTGGACCCGTTCAGCATGAAGTTCCAGGGCCTGCCCGCGGTGCCACTGGGCTTCGGCGCCTTCGCCGCGGGCGGCATCCTGGCCTCCATCGGCGGCGCCATGGCCAAGGCCGCCCGCCGCCGCAAGGACCGCGCCGAGCGCCGCCGGAACCGCTACTGA